In one Bosea sp. RAC05 genomic region, the following are encoded:
- a CDS encoding UDP-2,3-diacylglucosamine diphosphatase produces the protein MGDEDDAKQVRSIFISDLHLGTRGAQADLVLEFLRAYDAPQIYLVGDIIDGWRLKSGWYFPQSHNDVIQKLLRKVRKGSKLTYVTGNHDDFLRDFTGLQFGGITLVDEVIHETADGKRLLVIHGDLFDLVVRNAKWLALLGDWAYTLALASNAVVNRVRRLLNLPHWSLSAWAKNKVKNAVNYIGEFEVCLAAEARRHQADGVVCGHIHHAAFREIEGLTYINTGDWVESCTAVVEHHDGRFEMIRWPQGRLKGQAAVPVVVPARPQTVPALVEAA, from the coding sequence ATGGGCGACGAGGACGACGCGAAGCAGGTTCGCAGCATCTTCATCTCGGATCTCCACCTGGGCACCCGCGGGGCTCAGGCCGATCTGGTCCTCGAATTCCTGCGCGCCTACGATGCGCCGCAGATCTATCTGGTGGGCGACATCATCGACGGCTGGCGGCTGAAGAGCGGCTGGTATTTCCCGCAGTCGCACAACGACGTCATCCAGAAGCTGCTCCGCAAGGTCCGCAAGGGCTCGAAGCTGACCTATGTCACGGGCAACCACGACGACTTCCTGCGCGACTTCACCGGGCTGCAGTTCGGCGGCATCACGCTGGTCGACGAGGTCATCCACGAGACGGCCGACGGCAAGCGCCTGCTCGTCATCCATGGCGACCTGTTCGACCTCGTGGTGCGCAACGCCAAATGGCTCGCGCTCCTCGGCGACTGGGCCTACACGCTCGCGCTGGCCTCGAACGCGGTGGTCAACCGGGTGCGGCGGCTGCTCAACCTGCCGCACTGGTCGCTCTCGGCCTGGGCCAAGAACAAGGTCAAGAACGCGGTCAACTACATCGGCGAGTTCGAGGTCTGCCTCGCCGCCGAGGCGCGCCGGCACCAGGCCGACGGCGTGGTCTGCGGGCACATCCACCATGCCGCCTTCCGCGAGATCGAGGGGCTGACCTACATCAACACCGGCGACTGGGTCGAAAGCTGCACGGCGGTCGTCGAGCATCACGACGGGCGCTTCGAGATGATCCGCTGGCCGCAAGGGCGCCTCAAGGGACAGGCCGCGGTGCCGGTCGTCGTCCCGGCGCGTCCGCAGACCGTGCCGGCCCTGGTCGAGGCGGCCTGA
- a CDS encoding SDR family oxidoreductase — MDLGISGRTAIVCASSKGLGRGCAQALAEAGCTVVINGRDGSTLEATASQIRSSTGATVIAVVADVSTRAGQDALLAAAPEPDILVNNNGGPPPKPFRDVSREALLEGVVQNMATPLELVQRVVDGMIARRFGRIVNITSASVLTPLTGLDVSSAARAGLTAFLSGVAREVAHANVTINNILPGMFDTDRLKGGLTKMAAMKGLSVEEMAQARRADVPAGRFGQADEFGKLCAFLASAHAGYITGQNILIDGGAFRGSF; from the coding sequence ATGGATCTGGGAATTTCAGGCCGTACGGCCATTGTCTGTGCCTCCAGCAAAGGGCTCGGCCGCGGCTGCGCCCAAGCGCTGGCCGAGGCCGGCTGCACCGTCGTCATCAATGGACGCGACGGCTCGACGCTCGAGGCGACGGCGAGCCAGATCCGCTCCAGCACCGGCGCGACCGTGATTGCCGTCGTCGCCGACGTCTCGACCCGCGCCGGGCAGGACGCCCTGCTCGCCGCCGCCCCCGAACCCGACATCCTGGTCAACAACAATGGCGGCCCTCCGCCGAAACCGTTTCGCGATGTGTCGCGCGAGGCACTTCTCGAGGGCGTCGTCCAGAACATGGCGACCCCGCTGGAGCTCGTGCAGCGGGTGGTCGACGGCATGATCGCCCGGCGCTTCGGACGCATCGTCAACATCACCTCGGCGAGCGTGCTGACGCCGCTGACCGGGCTCGACGTCTCCTCGGCCGCCCGCGCCGGGCTGACCGCCTTCCTCTCCGGCGTGGCCCGCGAGGTCGCCCATGCCAATGTCACGATCAACAACATCCTGCCCGGCATGTTCGACACCGATCGGCTGAAGGGCGGGCTGACCAAGATGGCCGCGATGAAGGGGCTGAGTGTCGAGGAGATGGCGCAGGCCCGCCGCGCCGACGTGCCGGCCGGGCGCTTCGGCCAGGCCGACGAGTTCGGGAAGCTCTGCGCCTTCCTCGCCAGCGCCCATGCCGGCTACATCACCGGCCAGAACATCCTGATCGACGGCGGGGCGTTCCGGGGGAGTTTCTGA